A single window of Granulicella mallensis MP5ACTX8 DNA harbors:
- a CDS encoding heme lyase CcmF/NrfE family subunit → MPHPMPSFGSFSLLLALVLCTYTLLSGAFSLCAISTGRQLAVSPENLRETSRRAGIASFIAVSCAAFALIWAAFTNDYSVDYILHHTNRALASAYKFSALWSGQEGSLLLWAWLLAAYGFVLRLRHKVDITLSAYASTILAAVQVFFLLLLVFAAPPFAIVPGGVAPADGFGLNPLLQYPEMVIHPPMLYLGYVGFSVPFAFALGALMMRYPGEKWIHITRRWTMVTWLFLTCGICLGMHWAYAVLGWGGYWGWDPVENASFLPWLTGTAFLHSVMMQEKRGMMKVWNVWLIFTTFLLTILGTLLTRSGIVSSVHAFAQSSIGSWFTTFMIVVFIVCLFTFLYQRNHLQAENKLESLVSRESSFLFNNLILLAACFTVLWGTLFPVLSEFVQGSKVTMGPPFFNRVAVPVGLALIFLTGIGPLLSWRSTSLRSIRRNFILPCIAVLATAIVLMACGVRPWKDDDATAGIYALVCFALGAGVITAIFSEFLRGAGVIRTQTSQNLATSAITLVRRNTRRYGGYLIHFGVVVMFIGLAGSAFNQSKELEMGFGDSIQLNGYKIVCQSYSQDSNANYDTDFALLDVYHGNKKITQLTPERRFYTASQQTSTIVAIHSTLARDLYVVFMGRNPETDRPIIKVFLNPLVNWIWIGVGVIIFGTFIALVPPLKPGTRRVEVTVNSPLEPHNSPLKAPPAFAAEGGPHV, encoded by the coding sequence ATGCCTCATCCTATGCCGTCCTTTGGCAGCTTTTCACTGCTCCTGGCCCTGGTGCTCTGCACCTATACGCTCCTGTCAGGAGCGTTTTCGCTCTGTGCCATCTCTACCGGGCGGCAGCTTGCCGTCTCCCCCGAGAACCTGCGCGAAACCTCGCGCCGGGCCGGCATCGCCAGCTTCATCGCCGTCTCCTGTGCGGCCTTCGCGCTCATCTGGGCGGCCTTCACCAACGACTACTCCGTCGATTACATCCTGCACCACACCAACCGCGCGCTGGCCTCCGCCTATAAATTCTCCGCGCTCTGGTCCGGACAGGAAGGCTCCCTGCTGCTCTGGGCCTGGCTGCTCGCCGCCTACGGCTTCGTCCTGCGCCTGCGCCACAAGGTCGACATCACGCTCAGCGCCTATGCCTCGACCATCCTCGCCGCCGTTCAGGTCTTCTTTCTCCTGCTGCTGGTCTTCGCCGCTCCGCCGTTCGCCATCGTGCCCGGTGGCGTAGCCCCCGCCGACGGCTTCGGTCTCAATCCCCTCCTCCAGTACCCCGAGATGGTCATCCACCCACCGATGCTCTACCTCGGCTACGTCGGCTTCTCCGTACCCTTCGCCTTCGCCCTGGGCGCGCTGATGATGCGCTACCCCGGCGAAAAGTGGATCCACATCACCCGCCGCTGGACGATGGTCACCTGGCTCTTCCTCACCTGCGGCATCTGCCTCGGCATGCACTGGGCCTACGCCGTGCTCGGCTGGGGCGGCTACTGGGGCTGGGACCCCGTCGAAAACGCCAGCTTCCTTCCCTGGCTCACCGGCACCGCCTTCCTGCACTCCGTCATGATGCAGGAAAAGCGCGGCATGATGAAGGTCTGGAACGTCTGGCTCATCTTCACGACCTTCCTGCTTACCATCCTCGGAACGCTGCTCACACGCTCCGGAATCGTCAGCTCCGTGCACGCGTTCGCCCAGAGTTCCATCGGCTCCTGGTTCACGACCTTCATGATCGTGGTCTTCATCGTGTGCCTGTTTACGTTCCTCTATCAGCGCAACCACCTTCAGGCCGAGAACAAGCTCGAATCGCTGGTCTCCCGCGAATCCAGCTTCCTGTTCAACAACCTGATCCTGCTCGCCGCCTGCTTCACCGTCCTCTGGGGCACGTTGTTCCCCGTTCTGAGCGAGTTCGTACAGGGCTCCAAGGTCACCATGGGACCGCCGTTCTTCAACCGCGTCGCCGTTCCCGTCGGCCTGGCGCTGATCTTCCTTACCGGCATTGGTCCCCTGCTGTCGTGGCGGTCCACGTCGCTGCGGTCCATCCGCCGCAACTTCATCCTGCCCTGCATCGCCGTCCTCGCCACAGCCATCGTGCTGATGGCCTGCGGCGTTCGCCCCTGGAAGGATGACGACGCTACCGCCGGCATCTACGCCCTGGTCTGCTTCGCCCTGGGCGCGGGTGTCATCACCGCCATCTTCTCCGAGTTCCTGCGCGGCGCGGGCGTCATCCGCACCCAGACCAGCCAGAATCTTGCGACATCCGCCATCACGCTCGTCCGCCGCAACACACGCCGTTACGGTGGCTACCTGATCCACTTCGGCGTGGTGGTCATGTTCATCGGCCTTGCGGGCTCCGCCTTCAACCAGAGCAAAGAACTCGAGATGGGCTTCGGCGATTCCATCCAGCTCAATGGCTACAAGATCGTCTGCCAGAGCTACTCGCAGGACTCCAACGCCAACTACGACACCGACTTCGCCCTGCTCGACGTCTACCACGGCAATAAGAAGATCACGCAGCTCACGCCTGAGCGCCGCTTCTATACCGCCAGCCAGCAGACCTCGACCATCGTCGCGATCCATTCCACGCTGGCCCGCGACCTCTACGTGGTCTTCATGGGCCGCAACCCCGAAACCGACCGCCCCATCATCAAGGTCTTCCTGAACCCGCTGGTGAACTGGATCTGGATCGGCGT
- a CDS encoding response regulator, whose amino-acid sequence MPATILLIDDNAVQAATRQTILKRAGYFVIAVLNPERALEQFRSEEFPSPIDLILTDHIMPCMNGNEFVRKLREFQPKIPVLVISGMVEAEEEYAGLGIHFRLKPLLPDNLLASVHRLVTNTE is encoded by the coding sequence ATGCCCGCAACCATTTTGCTCATCGACGATAACGCCGTTCAGGCAGCGACACGACAGACGATCCTCAAACGAGCCGGTTATTTTGTCATTGCTGTTCTCAACCCCGAACGCGCCCTCGAGCAGTTCCGCAGCGAAGAGTTCCCCTCCCCGATCGACCTCATCCTCACCGACCACATCATGCCCTGCATGAACGGCAACGAGTTTGTCCGCAAACTGCGCGAGTTCCAGCCGAAGATTCCGGTCCTGGTCATCAGCGGCATGGTGGAGGCCGAAGAGGAGTACGCTGGCCTCGGAATCCACTTCCGCCTCAAGCCCCTGCTGCCCGATAATCTGCTCGCCAGCGTCCATCGGCTGGTCACAAACACCGAATAG
- a CDS encoding cupin domain-containing protein, whose amino-acid sequence MTNQENAVNIDEAKWLTARPGERFCVRVPAAATDGAYSIVEIVADPGDSTPLHVHEKEDEYLLVLEGSARVVLGEQTIEATAGQTVEMKRGIPHAWGNPSDKPVRLLFTATPGGCEEALVIIAQGGEIDLPALAARFRVTHLGPPILG is encoded by the coding sequence TTGACGAATCAAGAGAATGCAGTCAACATCGACGAAGCAAAATGGTTGACGGCAAGACCGGGAGAGCGTTTCTGCGTCCGAGTACCTGCAGCCGCTACCGATGGCGCTTACTCCATCGTGGAGATCGTTGCCGATCCCGGCGACAGCACCCCGCTCCACGTTCATGAGAAGGAAGACGAGTACCTTCTCGTCCTGGAAGGCTCAGCCCGGGTCGTTCTGGGCGAGCAGACGATCGAGGCTACGGCAGGTCAGACCGTAGAGATGAAGCGCGGCATCCCGCACGCCTGGGGTAATCCCAGCGATAAACCGGTCCGGCTGCTCTTTACGGCCACGCCGGGTGGCTGCGAAGAGGCCCTGGTCATCATCGCCCAGGGCGGCGAGATCGACCTTCCGGCCCTGGCTGCACGGTTCCGTGTCACCCATCTGGGACCTCCGATTCTCGGTTAA
- a CDS encoding serine/threonine-protein kinase: MKRRVIKQYEFIRKIGAGGSGVVFLANDTLLQRPVVLKLLKRGSQTPEQMRTIQMREARLASAIDHPNVCAIYEVGEADDEAYIVMQYIPGKSLDKVIEEGPASAQLVLSSGMQISDGLAAAHNLGIFHRDLKPANVMLTDGGLIKILDFGLARQLKRENVDFDPAGPAQMQSAALAGQTYTARGGTIAYMAPEQFVTGQSSIQSDIFALGLILYEMVSGRHPFHRPDGQELQSIRAIQFAEPPPLREIVPDLSVELESVILRCLAKQPSERYASAAEVRESLKTIVKTLQLDSVVMPGEGAINMPAQQRLDMETPEEEKRTTGILSMLAERFRESVTSTTNKGTSIVVLPFVNLGTTAATPFYGYALADALAARLAKVPALVVRPSSALMNVPTQQLDPLSVGRKLMVNYVLAGSFLRSESGFDLNWQLLDVEGQSVRTGGAISVQSFDLISVQTEICDEVFGELHGFGDLQGGMGEPQRRDALGGNVSEEYLQARALLSSFMSRTGNREELDRARELFARVVVQDAAYAPGWSGLGITHLQYARHGLGGQMHVLEARRAFDRALELDSGSVEANLYRVYMLLSRGEKESARHGIEHLLQQADNDWNVHLVAGMTLRIDGMYEEALDQFNTSLRLNPSNAAMIYNHRARVYQYQNQLELAADEIEKGLTLEPRQPLLRISLGYQQMREGQLSRAVDTLEGVIRDDATLRIVFPTIAMCYVQLGDRHKAAEFILEETLAAAEADSEMAYRLATYFAVEGDESEALHWLRRAIYLGNENYPWFSKNPAWRGMSDHGDFQRALEDLKKSYRRNQKNWKRLLSQVMR; this comes from the coding sequence ATGAAGCGCCGCGTTATCAAGCAATATGAGTTCATACGCAAGATCGGCGCGGGCGGTAGCGGCGTTGTGTTCCTGGCCAACGACACGCTGCTGCAACGCCCGGTGGTCTTGAAGCTGCTCAAGCGCGGTTCGCAGACGCCTGAGCAGATGCGTACGATCCAGATGCGCGAGGCGCGGCTGGCCTCGGCGATCGATCATCCGAACGTCTGCGCGATCTATGAGGTCGGCGAGGCGGATGACGAAGCCTACATCGTCATGCAATACATTCCGGGCAAGTCGCTGGACAAGGTGATTGAAGAGGGGCCGGCCAGCGCGCAGCTCGTGCTTTCAAGCGGCATGCAGATCTCCGACGGTCTGGCCGCGGCGCACAATCTCGGAATCTTTCACCGTGACCTGAAGCCGGCCAACGTCATGCTGACCGATGGCGGTCTGATTAAGATCCTCGACTTCGGGCTGGCCCGGCAGTTGAAGCGTGAGAACGTGGACTTCGACCCTGCCGGTCCGGCGCAGATGCAATCGGCCGCTTTGGCCGGACAGACCTATACGGCGCGCGGCGGAACGATCGCGTACATGGCCCCGGAGCAGTTTGTGACCGGGCAGAGCAGCATCCAGAGTGACATCTTCGCGCTGGGGTTGATTCTCTACGAGATGGTCAGCGGACGGCATCCGTTTCACCGGCCCGATGGGCAGGAGTTGCAGAGCATTCGCGCGATCCAGTTCGCGGAGCCGCCGCCGCTGCGCGAGATCGTTCCGGACCTCTCGGTGGAGCTGGAGAGCGTGATTCTGCGCTGCCTCGCGAAACAGCCGTCGGAGCGCTATGCTTCGGCTGCCGAGGTGCGCGAGAGTCTGAAGACGATCGTGAAGACGCTGCAGCTCGACTCGGTTGTCATGCCGGGCGAGGGCGCGATCAACATGCCGGCGCAGCAGCGTCTCGACATGGAGACGCCCGAGGAAGAGAAGCGTACGACGGGCATTCTCTCGATGCTGGCGGAGCGCTTTCGCGAGAGCGTCACCAGCACGACGAACAAGGGAACGAGCATTGTTGTTCTGCCGTTCGTGAATCTTGGCACGACGGCTGCGACGCCGTTCTACGGCTACGCGCTGGCCGATGCGCTGGCGGCGCGTCTGGCCAAGGTTCCGGCGCTGGTAGTGCGGCCTTCGAGCGCCTTGATGAATGTACCGACGCAGCAGCTGGACCCGCTCAGCGTGGGGCGCAAGCTGATGGTGAACTACGTTCTGGCAGGCAGCTTTCTGCGCTCGGAGAGCGGTTTCGATTTGAACTGGCAGCTGCTGGACGTTGAGGGGCAGAGCGTTCGGACGGGCGGCGCGATCAGCGTGCAGAGCTTCGATCTGATCTCGGTGCAGACGGAGATCTGCGACGAGGTCTTTGGCGAGCTGCATGGATTTGGAGATCTGCAAGGAGGCATGGGCGAGCCGCAGCGCAGGGATGCGCTGGGAGGCAACGTCTCGGAGGAGTACCTGCAGGCACGCGCGCTGTTGTCCTCGTTCATGTCGAGGACCGGAAACCGCGAGGAACTGGATCGGGCACGGGAGCTGTTTGCCCGCGTCGTCGTGCAGGATGCGGCTTATGCGCCGGGGTGGTCAGGTCTGGGGATTACGCACCTGCAGTATGCGCGGCATGGCCTGGGCGGACAGATGCATGTACTGGAGGCACGGCGTGCCTTCGACCGTGCGTTGGAGCTGGATTCGGGATCGGTTGAGGCAAATCTGTATCGCGTTTACATGCTGCTCTCGCGCGGTGAAAAAGAGAGCGCCCGGCACGGCATCGAGCATCTGTTGCAGCAGGCTGACAACGACTGGAACGTCCATCTTGTTGCGGGCATGACGCTGCGCATCGACGGCATGTATGAAGAGGCGTTGGACCAGTTCAATACCTCTCTGCGGCTGAACCCGTCGAATGCGGCGATGATCTACAACCATCGCGCCAGGGTTTATCAGTACCAGAACCAGTTGGAGCTGGCGGCGGATGAGATCGAGAAGGGGCTCACGCTGGAACCGAGGCAGCCGTTGCTGCGGATCTCGCTGGGATATCAGCAGATGCGTGAAGGACAGTTGTCGCGAGCGGTGGATACGCTGGAGGGTGTCATTCGCGATGATGCGACGCTGCGCATCGTGTTTCCGACGATTGCGATGTGCTACGTGCAGCTCGGTGACCGGCATAAGGCGGCGGAGTTCATTTTGGAAGAGACGCTGGCTGCGGCTGAGGCCGACAGTGAGATGGCTTACAGGCTGGCGACTTATTTCGCGGTGGAAGGGGATGAGTCCGAAGCCCTGCACTGGCTGCGTCGCGCGATCTACCTGGGGAATGAGAACTATCCGTGGTTCAGCAAGAATCCGGCATGGCGCGGGATGAGCGATCATGGGGATTTTCAGCGCGCGCTGGAGGATTTGAAGAAAAGTTATCGGAGAAATCAGAAGAACTGGAAGCGGTTGTTGTCGCAGGTGATGCGGTAG
- a CDS encoding IS30 family transposase: MGRTYKQFSMEERCLLQTQLSMGWRPAAIAAGLQRARSTVTREMGRNGWHVAQPSPKGGRRFIAGGYSAVTADRRARRLQRMPRVARKLVPGTLVWDLVVAELGRGLSPEQVGFTLRRMPDPVRLSHETIYTALYAMPRGELRARVMTMLRRRRMSRRSRSKAAVDPNRRHFIDPIKLIDQRPEEVGLRLVPGHWEGDLIKGRLNQSRVGVLVERTTLFLALVKLEDGSAKTCAEGFARILNRFASQMRRSMTYDQGREMAQHKWLEQQTGIEVYFAHPHSPWERGINENTNGLLRQFLPKGQDLGHFSQQQLDDIAMLMNARIRKSLGKRAPAELFLPEGAFDFVEFWQNPGMFTNVALGA; encoded by the coding sequence ATGGGTCGAACGTACAAGCAGTTTTCTATGGAGGAGCGCTGTCTTCTGCAGACGCAGTTATCGATGGGTTGGAGGCCGGCGGCGATAGCCGCCGGCCTCCAACGGGCGCGGTCCACGGTCACCCGGGAGATGGGTCGTAATGGCTGGCACGTTGCGCAGCCTAGTCCGAAGGGCGGTCGCCGGTTTATCGCCGGAGGCTATTCTGCGGTGACGGCAGATCGACGTGCCCGAAGGTTGCAGCGCATGCCGCGGGTTGCGCGCAAACTGGTTCCAGGCACCCTCGTGTGGGACCTTGTCGTGGCCGAGCTTGGCCGGGGCTTGAGTCCGGAGCAGGTTGGGTTCACACTCAGGCGTATGCCCGATCCGGTGCGTCTGTCGCACGAGACCATCTACACCGCGCTCTACGCCATGCCACGGGGAGAACTCCGCGCCCGCGTGATGACGATGCTGCGCCGCCGCCGGATGAGCCGCAGATCGCGCTCCAAGGCCGCTGTGGACCCCAACCGCCGTCACTTCATCGACCCCATCAAGCTCATCGACCAGCGGCCCGAGGAGGTGGGGCTTCGCCTGGTCCCGGGACACTGGGAAGGAGACCTGATCAAGGGCAGACTCAACCAGTCCCGCGTCGGAGTGCTGGTGGAGCGAACCACGCTATTCCTCGCCCTGGTCAAGCTCGAAGACGGCTCGGCAAAGACCTGCGCGGAAGGCTTCGCCCGCATCCTCAACCGCTTCGCCTCCCAGATGCGCCGTTCCATGACCTACGATCAGGGACGAGAGATGGCCCAGCACAAGTGGCTGGAACAGCAGACTGGCATCGAGGTCTACTTCGCCCATCCCCACTCGCCATGGGAGCGCGGCATCAACGAAAACACCAACGGCCTGCTCCGACAGTTCCTGCCCAAGGGACAAGACCTCGGTCACTTCTCACAACAGCAGCTCGACGATATCGCCATGCTCATGAATGCTCGCATCCGAAAATCACTCGGAAAACGAGCTCCAGCTGAACTCTTCCTCCCAGAAGGAGCCTTCGACTTCGTTGAGTTCTGGCAAAATCCTGGTATGTTCACAAATGTTGCACTTGGGGCTTGA
- the bshA gene encoding N-acetyl-alpha-D-glucosaminyl L-malate synthase BshA, whose translation MKIGITCYPTYGGSGVVATELGIELAARGHEIHFITYSQPFRLTGREANIHYHEVPVSNYPLFEFPPYDLALATRMAEVAELHSLDLLHVHYAIPHSVSALLARQMLAARGLHLPFITTLHGTDITLVGLDRSYLPITRFGIEESDGVTAISSYLRDRTYEAFGIKRDIEVIRNFVNCDFYTRDPELVAKQRPRFATPDERILVHLSNFRPVKRVLDVVEVFARIAPKVPSRLLLIGDGPERSAAEFLARRHGITNRVEFLGKQENVNELLGLADLMLMPSEMESFGLAALEAMACCVPAIATRVGGVPELIEDGNNGLLYEVGDIDGMAAGALSLLTDSTRLEAMSLAARRTAQDKFCASRIIPHYEEYYERVIATGPRK comes from the coding sequence ATGAAGATCGGTATCACCTGTTACCCCACCTACGGCGGCTCCGGCGTCGTTGCCACGGAACTGGGCATCGAACTCGCAGCACGCGGGCATGAGATCCACTTCATCACCTACTCGCAGCCCTTCCGCCTCACCGGCCGCGAGGCCAACATTCACTATCACGAGGTCCCGGTCTCGAACTACCCGCTGTTCGAGTTCCCCCCCTACGATCTCGCTCTCGCCACCCGCATGGCCGAGGTCGCGGAGCTTCATTCGCTCGACCTCCTGCACGTCCACTACGCCATTCCGCACAGCGTCAGCGCCCTGCTCGCTCGCCAGATGCTCGCCGCGCGCGGCCTCCATCTCCCCTTCATCACGACCCTTCACGGCACCGACATCACCCTCGTCGGCCTCGACCGCTCGTACCTTCCCATCACCCGCTTCGGCATCGAAGAGTCCGACGGCGTCACCGCCATCTCCAGCTATCTGCGCGATCGCACCTACGAGGCCTTCGGCATCAAGCGCGATATCGAAGTGATCCGCAACTTCGTCAACTGCGACTTCTACACCCGCGATCCCGAACTCGTAGCCAAACAGCGCCCTCGCTTCGCCACCCCCGACGAGCGCATCCTCGTCCACCTCTCCAACTTTCGCCCCGTCAAGCGCGTGCTCGACGTCGTCGAAGTCTTCGCCCGCATCGCGCCCAAGGTCCCGTCGCGCCTGCTCCTCATCGGCGACGGCCCCGAGCGCTCCGCCGCCGAGTTCCTCGCCCGGCGTCACGGCATCACCAACCGCGTCGAGTTTCTCGGCAAGCAGGAGAACGTCAACGAACTCCTCGGACTCGCCGACCTCATGCTGATGCCGAGCGAGATGGAGTCCTTCGGCCTCGCCGCGCTGGAGGCGATGGCCTGCTGCGTTCCCGCCATCGCAACCCGTGTGGGCGGTGTGCCGGAGCTCATCGAAGACGGGAACAACGGCTTGCTCTACGAAGTTGGCGACATCGACGGCATGGCCGCCGGCGCACTCTCACTCCTCACGGACTCCACGCGCCTCGAAGCCATGTCCCTCGCCGCCCGCCGCACCGCACAGGACAAGTTCTGCGCCTCACGCATCATCCCCCACTACGAGGAGTACTACGAGCGCGTGATCGCTACGGGGCCACGCAAGTAG
- a CDS encoding ChbG/HpnK family deacetylase, producing the protein MPTRLIINADDFGLTRGINRSILELHQAGVLTSATLMANGPAFDDAIAIAHANPTLGVGCHVVLTDGIPLSPPQSIPTLLGPDGKSFRPTLSSFLSAALRGRINSDEIAREAQAQIQRIRQAGLQVTHLDTHKHTHMLPSVARPLLSVAEQNGIGAVRNPFEEPWSLAIGKGGWIRGLQVRLLHSLRKRFEALPQIRSGSILTTNGTIGISATGRLDSSTLRAMLDAMPEGHWELVCHPGYNDRDLDAVTTRLRVTREVERTALLESSLHLSGLELIHYGKLKPINAE; encoded by the coding sequence ATGCCCACCCGCCTCATCATCAACGCAGACGACTTCGGCCTCACCCGCGGAATCAACCGCTCCATCCTCGAGCTCCATCAGGCAGGCGTGCTCACCTCCGCCACCCTCATGGCCAACGGCCCGGCCTTCGACGACGCCATCGCCATCGCCCACGCAAACCCCACACTCGGCGTCGGCTGCCACGTGGTCCTCACCGACGGCATTCCCCTCTCTCCCCCACAGAGCATCCCCACCCTGCTCGGCCCCGATGGCAAAAGCTTCCGCCCCACGCTCTCCAGCTTTCTCAGCGCCGCCCTACGAGGCAGGATCAACAGCGACGAGATCGCGCGCGAGGCCCAGGCGCAGATCCAACGCATCCGGCAGGCGGGCCTCCAGGTCACGCACCTCGACACCCACAAACACACCCACATGCTCCCCAGCGTCGCCCGCCCTCTGCTCAGTGTCGCCGAACAAAACGGCATCGGCGCCGTCCGCAACCCCTTTGAAGAGCCCTGGAGCCTGGCCATCGGCAAGGGCGGCTGGATACGCGGCCTTCAGGTCCGGCTGCTCCATTCCCTTCGCAAACGCTTCGAAGCTCTGCCGCAGATTCGTTCCGGCAGTATCCTTACGACGAACGGCACCATCGGCATCTCGGCAACGGGCCGTCTCGACTCCTCAACCCTGCGCGCCATGCTGGACGCCATGCCCGAAGGACACTGGGAGCTCGTCTGCCACCCCGGCTACAACGACCGCGACCTTGACGCCGTCACTACAAGGCTCCGCGTCACAAGAGAGGTCGAGCGCACAGCCCTGCTGGAATCTTCCCTGCATCTTTCAGGCCTCGAACTCATCCACTATGGGAAGCTGAAACCCATTAATGCGGAGTAA
- the panB gene encoding 3-methyl-2-oxobutanoate hydroxymethyltransferase, translating to MSLTQLRDRGASASTPRVTADVLLQKKRAGQPITALTAYDFPTARLVDEAGIDLVLVGDSVGMAVLGYENTLPVTMEEMLHHTRAVSRGVRRALLVADMPYGSYQASVEDGIRNAVRFVKEAGAQAVKIEGGRKHVDLIARLADAEVLVVGHIGLTPQSVHRMGGYRVQGKSAEAMDALCADAQALEAAGAIAIVLEGIPRELATVITARSGVPTIGIGAGPDCDGQILVFHDLFNLTFSAPAKFSRRYADGAEFFSRAIEQYRDDVAGRSFPSDAESYHLPREVQLPREVQAESDAEEPHLCKA from the coding sequence ATGAGTCTCACCCAACTTCGCGATCGCGGAGCATCGGCGTCCACGCCAAGAGTTACGGCTGACGTCCTCCTACAGAAAAAACGTGCGGGCCAGCCGATTACGGCGTTAACCGCGTATGACTTTCCTACAGCACGCCTTGTCGATGAGGCGGGGATCGACCTTGTGCTCGTCGGCGACTCCGTCGGCATGGCGGTTCTGGGTTACGAGAACACTCTGCCGGTCACGATGGAAGAGATGCTGCATCACACACGGGCCGTCTCGCGCGGGGTGCGGCGGGCGCTTCTGGTGGCGGACATGCCCTATGGTTCGTACCAGGCTTCGGTCGAGGACGGAATCAGGAACGCCGTGCGCTTCGTGAAAGAGGCGGGCGCGCAGGCGGTAAAGATCGAGGGTGGCCGTAAGCATGTCGATCTGATCGCGCGTCTGGCGGATGCCGAGGTTCTGGTTGTTGGCCATATCGGCCTGACGCCGCAGTCGGTGCATCGCATGGGTGGTTATCGGGTGCAGGGGAAGTCTGCGGAGGCGATGGATGCTTTGTGTGCGGATGCCCAGGCGCTTGAAGCTGCGGGTGCGATTGCCATTGTGCTGGAGGGCATTCCTCGCGAGCTGGCTACCGTGATTACCGCCAGGAGCGGAGTGCCGACGATCGGTATCGGTGCTGGTCCTGACTGCGACGGGCAGATCCTGGTGTTTCATGACCTGTTCAACCTGACGTTTTCGGCGCCTGCGAAGTTCTCGCGCCGGTATGCAGATGGAGCGGAGTTTTTCTCGCGAGCCATCGAGCAGTATCGCGACGATGTTGCCGGGCGCTCCTTTCCGAGTGATGCCGAAAGCTACCACCTGCCGCGTGAGGTGCAGTTGCCGCGCGAGGTCCAGGCTGAATCGGATGCGGAAGAACCGCATCTGTGTAAGGCGTAG
- the panC gene encoding pantoate--beta-alanine ligase, protein MRICRTISEMQQACRELKRSTAQERGLGFVPTMGALHVGHLSLVAAARAECDAVVASIFVNPRQFGVGEDYEIYPREFEEDCRKLESAGVEILFAPTVDEMYRPGATTFVEVAGISDRLDGASRPGHFRGVATVVVKLFNIVGPDKAYFGQKDAAQVAVLRAMVRDLNFPVELIACTTAREDDGLAMSSRNRYLSAEERQRALVLSHALQAAKSLAKEKGSNAQMLREAMLQKLTAEPLLRIDYAAVVDADTLEPIEDLSNGALVALAAWFGKTRLIDNVLLEPVTHV, encoded by the coding sequence ATGAGAATCTGTCGCACCATCAGCGAGATGCAGCAGGCGTGCCGAGAGCTTAAGAGAAGCACCGCACAGGAGCGAGGTCTTGGCTTTGTTCCTACGATGGGAGCTTTGCATGTCGGACATCTCTCGCTGGTTGCTGCCGCGCGTGCGGAATGTGATGCTGTGGTGGCATCGATCTTTGTTAACCCGCGCCAGTTCGGTGTGGGCGAGGACTACGAGATCTATCCCCGGGAGTTTGAAGAGGATTGCCGCAAGCTGGAGTCTGCCGGGGTGGAAATTCTCTTTGCACCCACAGTAGATGAGATGTACCGGCCTGGTGCGACTACGTTCGTCGAGGTCGCAGGGATTAGCGACCGGCTGGATGGAGCTTCGCGGCCCGGCCACTTTCGCGGCGTAGCAACGGTGGTTGTCAAGCTATTCAATATCGTCGGGCCCGACAAGGCTTACTTCGGACAGAAGGACGCGGCGCAGGTGGCTGTGCTGCGGGCCATGGTGCGCGATCTGAACTTTCCTGTGGAGCTGATTGCCTGCACAACGGCTCGCGAGGACGATGGCCTGGCCATGAGTTCGAGGAATCGGTATCTCTCTGCTGAGGAACGACAGCGAGCTCTTGTTCTTTCCCATGCGTTGCAGGCTGCGAAGTCTCTGGCGAAAGAAAAGGGCAGCAATGCGCAGATGTTGCGCGAAGCCATGCTGCAGAAACTTACTGCTGAGCCTCTGCTGCGCATTGATTATGCGGCAGTCGTCGATGCTGACACGCTGGAGCCCATTGAGGATCTAAGCAACGGGGCGTTGGTCGCGCTTGCTGCGTGGTTCGGGAAGACACGCCTGATCGACAACGTTCTGCTGGAGCCGGTGACGCATGTCTAG